One window of the Gambusia affinis linkage group LG01, SWU_Gaff_1.0, whole genome shotgun sequence genome contains the following:
- the slc26a10 gene encoding solute carrier family 26 member 10: MSPSVAVYRNVYTEDRFKQAYGSDDNASGNLRLREKLAGKCRCSRRACLHLLSERVPLFSWLPRYRLRKWIVGDAIAGLTVGILHIPQGMAFALLTSVAPIFGLYTSFFPVVLYMIFGTGRHVSTGTFAVVSLMTGSVVEQLVPTPLAFNSSSSEAANFEAQRIGVASAVALLSGIVMLCMFGLQLGFLSTYLSEPIVKAFTSAAAFHVTVSQLQSMLGLRLPRHTGTFSLFKTLALVLENLPHTNMAELLISVVCLAVLVPVKEINTRCRHHLRTPIPVEIFTVIIATCVAYFSSLDSNYSIEIVGHIPAGFPKPQLPAIHTFPAIAGDTIAITFVGYAVSVSLAMIYADKHGYSIHPNQELLAHGISNTVSSFFTCFPSSATLATTNILESAGGYTQLSGLFTSLVVLIVLLLIGPLFYFLPKAVLACINVTSLRQMFLQFQDLPELWRISKLDFMVWVVTWLSVVVLNVDLGLAIGVVFSMMTVICRTQRVDCSVLGRASNTEIYRPLESHNKCYELPGVKILTYNGPIYYGNRSFFREKMSRVLGLTPEEIRSREKARKALEKREREASVSTVERGIANTSFSSVNEFFESETSEKEVQAVLIDCSGVIFVDVAGARLFTQMCTECQKIGVCVYLANCNESVLKILTSSGLMSHMNPQHIFVTVHDAVVYIQQQREKPPENTTTVWV; encoded by the exons ATGAGCCCTTCCGTAGCCGTATACAGGAACGTTTACACGGAGGACCGCTTCAAGCAGGCCTACGGCTCCGATGACAACGCGTCTGGGAATCTGCGGCTGCGGGAGAAACTGGCCGGGAAGTGCAGGTGTTCAAGGCGAGCTTGCCTTCACCTGCTCAGTGAGAGAGTCCCGCTTTTCAGCTGGCTGCCGAGGTACAGACTGAGGAAATGGATCGTCGGAGACGCTATCGCTGGGCTGACTGTTGGTATTCTTCATATTCCTCAAG GTATGGCCTTTGCTTTGCTGACATCCGTGGCTCCAATTTTTGGCCTCTACACCTCCTTCTTCCCAGTCGTCCTGTATATGATTTTTGGCACTGGGCGCCATGTGTCCACAG GTACGTTTGCTGTAGTGAGTCTGATGACTGGTTCTGTGGTGGAGCAGCTGGTTCCCACTCCTCTGGCCTTCAACTCCAGCTCATCTGAAGCAGCAAACTTTGAGGCCCAGCGGATTGGAGTGGCTTCTGCTGTAGCACTACTTTCAGGAATCGTCATG CTCTGTATGTTTGGTCTTCAGCTCGGCTTCCTCTCCACCTATCTGTCAGAGCCGATTGTTAAGGCTTTCACCAGTGCCGCTGCCTTCCATGTCACCGTTTCACAGCTGCAAAGCATGCTGGGCCTGAGACTCCCTCGCCACACTGGGACCTTCTCTCTCTTCAAG ACTTTAGCCTTAGTGTTGGAGAACCTTCCTCACACCAACATGGCTGAGCTGCTGATCTCTGTGGTCTGTCTGGCTGTACTGGTCCCAGTTAAGGAGATCAACACACGTTGCCGGCACCACTTGCGCACTCCCATCCCTGTGGAGATCTTCACG GTTATTATCGCTACATGTGTAGCCTATTTCTCCTCGCTAGACTCTAATTACAGCATTGAGATAGTTGGCCATATTCCTGCTGg ATTCCCAAAGCCACAGTTGCCTGCTATCCACACTTTTCCCGCCATTGCTGGAGACACGATTGCCATAACTTTTGTTGGATACGCTGTTTCTGTCTCACTGGCGATGATTTATGCTGACAAACATGGATATTCTATACATCCTAACCAG gagctGCTTGCTCATGGGATCTCCAACACCGTGTCTTCGTTTTTCACTTGTTTCCCCAGCTCCGCCACTCTGGCCACCACCAACATACTGGAGAGTGCTGGAGGATACACACAG CTCTCAGGCCTTTTCACCAGTCTGGTTGTATTGATCGTCCTGCTGTTGATCGGACCCCTGTTCTACTTCCTGCCTAAG GCTGTGCTGGCATGCATCAATGTTACCAGCCTCAGGCAAATGTTCTTGCAGTTTCAAGACTTACCTGAGCTTTGGAGGATCAGCAAGCTAGACTTT ATGGTTTGGGTTGTAACCTGGCTGTCTGTGGTGGTACTGAACGTGGACCTTGGCCTGGCCATCGGCGTGGTTTTCTCCATGATGACCGTCATCTGTCGAACACAAAG GGTTGATTGCTCAGTTCTTGGGCGGGCGAGCAACACAGAAATATACAGACCTCTGGAGAGCCACAACAAG TGCTATGAACTGCCTGGGGTGAAAATCTTGACATACAATGGGCCCATCTACTACGGCAATCGCAGCTTCTTCAGGGAGAAAATGAGCAGGGTGTTGGGTCTGACGCCCGAAGAGATCCGCAGTCGGGAAAAGGCCAGGAAAGCTTTGGAGAAACGAGAGAGAGAGGCCTCTGTCAGCACTGTG GAGAGAGGCATAGCAAACACATCATTTTCTTCAGTAAATGAGTTCTTTGAATCAG AAACATCAGAGAAAGAGGTCCAGGCTGTGCTAATTGACTGCAGCGGAGTCATATTTGTTGATGTTGCTGGAGCGAGGCTCTTCACACAG ATGTGCACCGAGTGCCAGAAAATTGGAGTTTGTGTCTATTTGGCAAATTGCAACG AGAGTGTCTTAAAAATCTTGACATCAAGCGGCCTGATGAGCCACATGAATCCTCAGCATATTTTCGTCACCGTTCACGATGCCGTAGTGTACATTCAGCAACAGAGG GAAAAACCTCCAGAGAACACCACAACAGTTTGGGTATGA